One genomic segment of Paenibacillus durus includes these proteins:
- a CDS encoding NusG domain II-containing protein codes for MKRGDLYIILLGLLIAGSIYGIKWLHMDHSAYKPGELMARITVNGKLYKNVALTKEVQIIDIQTEFGHNTLKAFDYGIQMTYSDAPKRIALDMGFISKPYQQIICIPTRVYVEVFNPHKQPSDDELDAVI; via the coding sequence ATGAAACGCGGAGATCTGTACATCATATTGCTGGGACTGCTAATTGCCGGTTCCATTTACGGAATCAAATGGCTCCACATGGACCACAGCGCCTACAAACCGGGAGAGCTGATGGCTCGGATTACGGTGAACGGGAAGCTTTACAAGAACGTGGCATTAACCAAAGAAGTGCAAATTATCGACATCCAGACGGAATTTGGCCATAATACGCTCAAAGCCTTCGATTACGGGATTCAAATGACTTATTCCGATGCTCCAAAACGGATCGCGCTGGATATGGGGTTCATCTCCAAGCCTTATCAGCAAATTATCTGCATCCCGACCCGGGTTTATGTGGAAGTATTCAACCCGCACAAGCAGCCTTCAGACGATGAACTTGACGCAGTGATATGA
- the ahbB gene encoding siroheme decarboxylase subunit beta produces MELDAKDRKLLNRVQIELPLVRHPWKTIAEELGLQQEDVLLRLERLKKEGFIRRIGGVFNPAGLGFRGCLYAMTVREELFYQTAAVVNSFKGVTHNYRRRSRLNMWFTLTSRTEEERGAILEAISEAAGGPRLYEFPSEQIFKLKVFLNMEEKAAVSTIAPGPNLNGGTTFKQEHCKIEIMDVQLIRELQGDLPLSPEPYTEIAYKTGCSLEELFLRLQTLQAGGALRRIGAVLKHREAGFSANGLFVSVLPEEQIPGAGKRLAGYAEVSHCYKRREHHDWPYNLYAMIHGSDEASVRKVAEHFVQQEGIKDYDILFSTEELKKTSFSI; encoded by the coding sequence GTGGAACTGGATGCGAAGGACCGGAAGCTGCTGAATCGGGTGCAGATCGAGCTTCCTCTGGTCAGACACCCTTGGAAGACTATTGCGGAGGAACTGGGATTACAGCAGGAAGATGTGCTGCTAAGGCTGGAAAGGTTGAAGAAAGAGGGATTCATCCGGCGGATCGGCGGGGTATTTAATCCGGCGGGGCTTGGATTTAGAGGCTGTCTGTATGCGATGACAGTACGGGAAGAGCTTTTTTATCAGACGGCTGCCGTTGTCAACAGCTTCAAAGGCGTTACTCATAACTACCGCCGGCGCAGCCGGCTCAATATGTGGTTTACGCTGACTTCCCGAACCGAGGAGGAACGGGGAGCCATTCTTGAAGCAATCTCAGAAGCGGCGGGCGGGCCGCGCCTCTACGAGTTTCCCTCCGAGCAGATATTCAAGCTGAAGGTCTTTTTGAATATGGAAGAAAAGGCTGCCGTATCAACCATTGCACCAGGTCCGAACCTAAATGGAGGCACAACCTTCAAACAGGAGCATTGTAAAATAGAGATTATGGATGTGCAGCTGATCCGCGAACTGCAGGGAGATCTTCCGTTGTCGCCCGAACCGTATACCGAGATTGCTTATAAGACAGGATGCAGCTTGGAGGAGTTGTTTCTGCGTTTGCAGACGCTGCAGGCAGGAGGAGCGCTCAGACGAATCGGAGCCGTTCTGAAGCATAGGGAAGCCGGCTTTTCAGCCAATGGCCTGTTCGTCAGCGTACTTCCTGAGGAGCAAATACCCGGGGCAGGGAAAAGGCTGGCCGGTTATGCGGAAGTCAGCCACTGCTACAAACGCCGGGAGCATCATGATTGGCCGTATAATCTGTACGCCATGATTCACGGATCAGACGAAGCATCTGTCCGGAAAGTTGCGGAGCATTTTGTACAGCAGGAAGGCATCAAGGATTACGACATTCTGTTCAGCACGGAAGAACTGAAGAAAACGAGCTTTTCGATCTAA
- a CDS encoding radical SAM/SPASM domain-containing protein, producing the protein MLVSWNVTKKCNLYCEHCYRDSGPESPVEDQLTTEEGTRLIDQIKQAGFRLLIFSGGEPLIREDLCELIAYASSIGLRPALGSNGTLLTAAKAAELKEAGLGGIAISIDSATPEYHNRFRNAPEGWQQALEGIRYAREAGLRVQINMTLTEGNMDDFEQVAQLAEELKVSSLHPFFLVPTGRAVNIEEDGLKRERYYSVLRSVLSKQKSTSLEIKPTCAPQFMPLAKSMGLEMRYTRGCLAGVAYCSVLPNGEVHICPYLPVKVGNVREQPFDEIWRDNPVFRDLRNFEKYEGECGSCPDVGICGGCRARSYYYSGGNFMAEEPWCYKRSAVL; encoded by the coding sequence ATGCTCGTTTCCTGGAATGTGACCAAGAAGTGCAACTTATACTGCGAACACTGTTATCGCGACTCTGGACCGGAATCTCCCGTAGAAGACCAGCTGACCACAGAAGAAGGCACCCGGCTCATTGATCAGATCAAGCAGGCCGGATTCAGGCTTCTCATCTTCAGCGGCGGCGAGCCCTTGATCCGCGAAGATCTTTGCGAATTGATCGCATATGCCTCATCCATCGGCCTTCGTCCCGCACTTGGCAGCAATGGCACACTTCTGACCGCCGCCAAAGCTGCCGAGCTCAAGGAAGCGGGGCTTGGGGGCATCGCGATCAGCATAGACAGCGCCACGCCGGAGTATCATAACCGGTTCAGGAATGCGCCGGAAGGCTGGCAGCAAGCATTGGAGGGCATTCGTTATGCCCGCGAAGCCGGGCTGAGAGTGCAAATTAACATGACGCTGACCGAGGGCAATATGGATGATTTCGAGCAGGTGGCTCAGCTTGCGGAGGAGCTGAAGGTTTCCTCTCTGCACCCGTTCTTTCTTGTTCCAACCGGACGAGCCGTCAATATTGAAGAGGACGGCTTGAAGCGGGAACGGTATTATTCGGTTCTGCGCAGTGTACTGTCCAAACAGAAATCAACCTCGCTTGAAATCAAGCCGACATGCGCTCCCCAGTTCATGCCGCTTGCCAAGAGCATGGGGCTTGAAATGCGGTACACGCGGGGCTGTCTCGCCGGGGTTGCCTATTGTTCGGTACTGCCGAATGGCGAGGTGCATATTTGCCCGTACCTGCCGGTCAAGGTGGGGAATGTTCGCGAGCAGCCTTTTGATGAAATATGGAGGGACAATCCGGTATTCCGGGATTTAAGGAACTTTGAGAAATATGAAGGAGAATGCGGCTCCTGTCCGGATGTCGGTATTTGCGGCGGCTGCCGGGCGAGATCGTACTATTACAGCGGCGGCAATTTCATGGCTGAAGAGCCGTGGTGTTACAAAAGATCGGCGGTGCTGTAG
- a CDS encoding radical SAM/SPASM domain-containing protein, with amino-acid sequence MINVTKLLTGMKGEGDDLRYTVKPGHKPHGVSAGRGPVVVWNSTRACNLTCKHCYANACPAHDPDEMSTEEAKAFIDDLAAFQVPVLLFSGGEPLIRKDIFELISYASSKGLRPVISTNGTLITNDKAKLLKEAGIKYVGVSLDGLEERHDEFRGRKGSFEQALQGIRNCLSIGQKVGVRFTISRHTYEDLDGVLDLIERENIPRACFYHLVYSGRGSALQQEDVTHEQSRHALERIMAKTIDLHGKGKQVELLTVDNHADGVYLYQWMKEHDPERADELLGLLRRNGGNRSGIAIGCVDWHGNVYPDQFTRDIEIGNIRKQKFSEIWRDAAHPLMAGLRDRKPLLKGRCSECKWLDVCNGNFRARASVSGDFWAEDPSCYLSDREIGIV; translated from the coding sequence ATGATTAATGTAACGAAACTGCTTACCGGTATGAAGGGAGAAGGCGATGACCTTCGTTATACCGTTAAGCCGGGGCACAAACCGCATGGCGTTTCCGCGGGCAGAGGACCTGTCGTCGTATGGAATTCGACACGGGCATGCAACCTGACCTGCAAACATTGTTATGCAAATGCCTGTCCTGCCCATGATCCCGATGAAATGTCGACAGAGGAAGCGAAGGCGTTTATTGACGACCTGGCCGCATTCCAGGTTCCTGTCCTGCTTTTTTCCGGGGGAGAGCCACTGATCCGTAAAGATATTTTTGAGTTGATCTCTTATGCGTCAAGCAAAGGGCTGCGGCCGGTAATATCGACCAACGGCACTCTAATAACCAACGACAAGGCGAAACTGTTAAAAGAAGCAGGAATTAAATATGTCGGTGTAAGCCTGGATGGGCTGGAAGAGCGCCATGATGAGTTTCGCGGACGAAAGGGTTCCTTCGAGCAGGCGCTTCAAGGTATCCGCAACTGCTTATCCATCGGCCAGAAGGTAGGAGTCCGGTTCACCATCAGCAGACATACATACGAAGATCTGGATGGAGTCCTTGATTTGATCGAGCGGGAAAATATTCCACGGGCCTGCTTCTACCATCTCGTCTATTCCGGCCGCGGGAGCGCCCTGCAGCAGGAGGATGTTACCCATGAACAGTCCCGGCATGCTCTTGAACGGATTATGGCCAAGACGATAGACCTGCATGGTAAAGGCAAACAGGTTGAGCTGCTTACCGTAGATAACCATGCGGATGGAGTTTACTTATACCAGTGGATGAAGGAACACGACCCTGAGCGTGCGGATGAACTGCTTGGACTGCTTCGGAGAAACGGCGGCAACCGTTCCGGAATTGCCATCGGGTGTGTCGATTGGCACGGCAATGTCTATCCCGATCAGTTCACCAGAGATATCGAAATCGGCAATATCCGCAAGCAGAAATTCAGCGAGATCTGGCGCGACGCCGCTCATCCGCTAATGGCGGGCCTGCGCGACCGCAAACCGCTGCTGAAAGGACGCTGTAGTGAATGCAAATGGCTGGACGTCTGTAACGGAAATTTCCGCGCCCGGGCTTCGGTAAGCGGTGATTTCTGGGCGGAGGACCCATCCTGTTATTTAAGCGACCGCGAAATTGGAATCGTATAA
- a CDS encoding LTA synthase family protein, with amino-acid sequence MRHYLPGKRLGIMLLSFLIGGFILNFIMQAASFSMDVGSVFAWISNYYWLYAAGSLFFFFVLLAFAAVIPNLYAGPLIAFIACVILGIANYKKLTTTGEPLFPWDLMLVKNAQEMSKITKGMISPLTLVLAVVLIAGLIYLLRKLPKIRIGLPLRAGFTIISAIMIAGFILLVDGQSTLATSIHYQNIYWNQKVNYTQNGFLFAFTGNLKQNLMEKPDNYSKEAITKIAEKYSALQGNSTAAAPAESPNILYMMDEAFFDPTRLPTYTFSEDPLKFIHQEQQNTPSGYMLSPEFGGNTANIEFEALTGLSMYFLNDGSIPYQQRIVKMSSLPSIVSILKDRGYRALALHPFDETFYNRNKVYPVLGFDRFTSQDQMANAERITPDGYISDMAAVKEAVRELDSSDQPTFLHLVTMQNHFPFVKGNNGPNTITVSGVKPERKDELETYVQDAKLTDEALAYLAKELKSLKRPTVAVFWGDHLPALSGDIYTQAGWDTNPRLKHETKLLYMANFDIGKQPLGTLSPAFLGPTVFELTGQKMPAYYKLLDKVKSELPGLSKSVLIGPSGVVTGLNAEQQELLDDYRLVEYDMLEGDNYSQDLLF; translated from the coding sequence ATGCGTCATTATTTGCCCGGCAAACGGCTGGGAATCATGCTGCTGTCTTTTTTGATCGGCGGATTTATATTGAATTTCATTATGCAGGCTGCTTCGTTCAGCATGGATGTCGGAAGCGTTTTCGCTTGGATATCGAACTACTACTGGCTGTATGCTGCCGGCAGTCTGTTCTTTTTCTTCGTGCTGCTCGCTTTTGCGGCGGTTATTCCGAATTTGTACGCAGGTCCTTTAATTGCCTTTATCGCTTGTGTCATTCTGGGCATTGCTAATTATAAAAAGCTTACAACGACAGGGGAACCGCTGTTTCCGTGGGACCTTATGCTGGTCAAAAATGCTCAGGAGATGAGCAAGATTACCAAAGGCATGATTTCGCCGCTCACGCTTGTGCTGGCTGTGGTTCTCATTGCGGGTCTGATCTATCTGCTGCGCAAGCTTCCCAAGATCAGAATCGGACTGCCGCTGCGGGCAGGATTTACGATTATTTCGGCAATCATGATTGCCGGGTTTATCCTATTGGTCGACGGCCAGTCCACGCTTGCAACCTCCATTCACTATCAGAATATTTACTGGAACCAGAAAGTGAATTATACACAGAACGGATTTTTATTCGCTTTTACAGGCAATCTGAAACAGAATCTGATGGAGAAACCGGATAATTACAGCAAGGAAGCCATAACTAAAATCGCAGAAAAATACAGCGCGCTTCAGGGCAACAGCACTGCCGCAGCGCCAGCCGAGTCCCCCAATATTTTGTATATGATGGACGAAGCCTTCTTTGACCCGACGCGTCTTCCTACCTACACTTTCAGTGAAGACCCTTTGAAATTTATCCATCAGGAGCAGCAAAATACGCCGTCCGGCTATATGCTGTCACCCGAATTTGGCGGCAATACGGCCAATATCGAGTTTGAAGCGCTGACGGGCTTGTCGATGTATTTTCTCAATGACGGCTCCATTCCTTACCAGCAGCGGATCGTGAAAATGTCCTCACTGCCCTCGATCGTCAGCATCCTCAAAGATCGGGGATACCGGGCGCTCGCGCTTCATCCGTTCGATGAGACATTCTATAACCGGAACAAAGTGTACCCTGTTCTCGGGTTTGACCGGTTTACAAGCCAGGATCAAATGGCAAATGCCGAGCGCATCACACCGGACGGATATATCTCGGATATGGCCGCTGTTAAGGAAGCGGTGCGCGAGTTGGACAGCTCCGATCAGCCGACGTTCCTGCATCTGGTTACGATGCAGAATCATTTTCCGTTTGTCAAAGGCAATAACGGGCCGAATACGATAACGGTTAGCGGCGTGAAGCCGGAACGGAAGGACGAGCTTGAGACGTACGTCCAGGATGCGAAGCTGACCGACGAGGCGCTCGCCTATCTTGCCAAGGAGCTAAAGTCGTTGAAGCGGCCTACGGTTGCCGTATTTTGGGGCGACCATCTTCCAGCGCTCTCTGGGGACATCTATACGCAGGCGGGCTGGGATACGAATCCCAGACTGAAGCATGAGACGAAGCTGCTCTATATGGCCAATTTCGATATCGGCAAGCAGCCGTTGGGTACGCTCAGTCCCGCATTTCTCGGGCCGACTGTATTTGAACTGACGGGGCAAAAGATGCCGGCTTACTACAAGCTGCTGGACAAGGTGAAATCGGAGCTTCCCGGCTTAAGCAAAAGTGTACTGATCGGGCCCTCCGGCGTTGTCACCGGATTGAACGCGGAGCAGCAGGAGCTGTTGGATGATTACCGTTTAGTGGAGTACGACATGCTGGAAGGAGATAATTACTCGCAGGATTTGCTTTTTTAA
- a CDS encoding amidohydrolase family protein, protein MKQLFKADLVYADGQFRQNWAIYTEEGRIIETGEQSLLERKYNHALPVDWTGKAILPGTVNAHNHSFQSLLRGIAADRPFLEWRDQALYKYTPLLDEEAIYIGALFAFGEMLKYGVTTVSDFFYVHDGGTAMDEAVIKAAKDLGIRLVLARTMYDWAGAPASYRETVPDAVKRTRELAVKYQGNPMVAVHPAPHSPHAASPEMIRAGYKLAVELDTPFHIHVAEEPFEVEETLAKYGLRPVHYLNKLGILDERMIAVHLVWLEDSEIRLLGEKRAGLAYCPSSNMFLSDGVTNIPGLLAEGVRVSLGTDGACSNNRISVLEEMRMCSLLQKVTRLDGTCINAGQVFHMGTQAGGELLRLPTGDIRPGNYADFVSVDLYDLSLSPAAELFANVVYSMQPTAIRDVVVDGKIVVGGGRLLTIKESAIVQKINDLIGKWQ, encoded by the coding sequence TTGAAGCAGCTGTTCAAAGCGGACCTAGTCTATGCAGACGGCCAGTTCCGGCAGAATTGGGCGATTTACACCGAAGAAGGCAGGATCATCGAGACAGGTGAACAGTCCCTGCTAGAGCGTAAATATAACCATGCGCTGCCTGTTGACTGGACAGGAAAAGCCATACTTCCGGGTACGGTTAATGCGCATAATCACTCCTTCCAAAGCCTGCTGCGGGGAATCGCGGCGGACCGGCCTTTTTTGGAGTGGAGAGATCAAGCGCTGTATAAATATACGCCGCTCTTGGATGAGGAAGCGATCTATATCGGCGCTCTGTTTGCCTTTGGCGAAATGCTCAAGTACGGCGTCACGACGGTCAGCGATTTCTTTTATGTGCATGACGGGGGAACGGCCATGGACGAAGCCGTGATCAAGGCGGCCAAGGACCTCGGGATTCGGCTTGTGCTGGCGCGGACGATGTATGATTGGGCCGGAGCTCCGGCAAGCTACCGGGAAACGGTGCCGGATGCGGTTAAGCGTACCCGGGAGTTAGCTGTAAAATATCAGGGGAATCCCATGGTGGCCGTCCACCCTGCGCCGCACAGCCCTCACGCCGCTTCGCCGGAGATGATCCGGGCCGGTTACAAGCTGGCTGTAGAGCTGGATACACCTTTTCATATCCATGTTGCGGAGGAACCGTTTGAGGTAGAGGAGACGCTTGCCAAATACGGGCTGCGGCCGGTCCATTATCTGAATAAGCTCGGCATCTTGGATGAGCGGATGATCGCTGTCCATCTAGTGTGGCTGGAGGATTCGGAAATCCGCCTGCTGGGAGAGAAGCGCGCGGGGCTGGCTTACTGTCCTTCCAGCAATATGTTCCTATCGGATGGTGTTACGAATATTCCCGGCCTGCTCGCGGAGGGTGTACGGGTATCGCTGGGTACGGACGGCGCCTGCAGCAACAACCGGATCAGCGTTTTGGAAGAGATGAGAATGTGCTCCTTGCTCCAGAAAGTAACCAGATTGGACGGCACCTGCATTAACGCCGGGCAGGTCTTTCATATGGGCACCCAAGCCGGCGGTGAGCTGCTGCGGCTTCCCACAGGGGACATCCGGCCGGGAAATTACGCGGATTTTGTCTCTGTGGACCTGTATGATCTATCTCTGTCACCCGCTGCCGAGCTGTTCGCCAATGTCGTGTATTCCATGCAGCCGACTGCGATCAGGGATGTGGTGGTTGACGGCAAAATCGTAGTCGGCGGCGGCCGGCTTCTAACTATAAAGGAATCGGCAATCGTTCAGAAAATCAATGACCTTATAGGCAAGTGGCAATAA
- a CDS encoding Zn-dependent hydrolase — MIDNSLRINPDRLERSIQELAVFGLNEHGGLDRTAFTPAELEAREWLKAALTSEGFSVRIDAAANIWGRRAGENLELLPPIVCGSHMDTVPNGGKYDGALGVLMALEVLRTLDDAGIATRHPFELVSFSAEEPNPFGLSTFGSRAAAGKLTREQIIRVKNPEGKLLTEALEEAGGSPECFEQAALSKEALSAFVEVHIEQGRRLISRNIPIGAVTSITGIYREEVTVRGEANHAGTTLMEDRNDALTAAAEMILAAESICRAFPDREVVGTVGQLKIIPNAPNIIPAEAVFLVEFRGESKEQIGQVLTEWNLRLELLARRRPSVVTRKVILDQAPSPMDRTIIEAIERQAGLLHIPYQRLGSMAGHDAAHLASITRSGMIFVPSVGGKSHCPEEESRISDIEQAANVLLHTLLDLDAGLDTGGRQL; from the coding sequence TTGATCGACAACAGCCTGCGTATTAACCCGGACAGACTTGAACGAAGCATTCAAGAACTGGCTGTCTTCGGACTGAATGAGCATGGAGGGCTGGACCGGACCGCCTTTACTCCCGCCGAACTGGAGGCAAGGGAGTGGCTAAAGGCGGCTCTTACAAGCGAAGGATTTAGCGTAAGGATTGATGCGGCGGCGAATATCTGGGGAAGAAGAGCCGGAGAGAATCTGGAACTGCTGCCGCCAATCGTCTGCGGCTCGCATATGGATACGGTTCCGAATGGAGGCAAATATGACGGAGCGCTCGGGGTGTTAATGGCGCTTGAAGTATTAAGAACGTTGGATGATGCGGGGATAGCTACCCGTCACCCCTTTGAACTGGTCTCGTTCAGCGCGGAGGAACCGAATCCGTTCGGACTGTCCACCTTCGGCAGCCGGGCTGCTGCGGGCAAGCTCACACGGGAGCAGATCATCCGGGTGAAGAACCCCGAAGGCAAGCTGCTCACGGAAGCTTTGGAAGAGGCAGGGGGAAGCCCGGAATGCTTTGAACAGGCGGCGCTTTCTAAGGAAGCCTTAAGTGCCTTCGTCGAAGTGCATATCGAACAGGGAAGACGCCTGATTAGCCGGAACATTCCGATCGGCGCAGTTACGTCAATAACCGGCATCTACCGTGAGGAGGTCACGGTTCGGGGAGAAGCCAACCATGCAGGAACCACGCTTATGGAAGACCGCAACGATGCCCTGACCGCAGCCGCTGAAATGATTCTCGCCGCCGAGAGCATCTGCCGGGCATTTCCCGATCGCGAGGTGGTCGGGACAGTCGGGCAGCTTAAAATCATTCCGAACGCCCCTAATATTATTCCGGCGGAAGCGGTATTTCTCGTAGAGTTCCGCGGGGAGTCCAAAGAGCAGATCGGGCAGGTCTTGACGGAATGGAATCTTCGGCTCGAATTATTGGCGAGACGGCGTCCGTCTGTAGTGACCCGAAAGGTTATCCTGGATCAGGCCCCCTCTCCCATGGACCGGACAATAATCGAAGCTATTGAAAGGCAGGCAGGGCTGCTGCATATTCCCTATCAGCGCCTTGGAAGCATGGCCGGTCATGACGCGGCCCATCTTGCTTCCATTACCCGAAGCGGAATGATATTCGTCCCCAGCGTAGGCGGCAAAAGCCATTGCCCGGAAGAAGAAAGCCGCATCTCCGACATTGAGCAGGCGGCTAATGTGCTGCTGCACACGCTGCTGGATTTGGATGCCGGCCTGGATACGGGAGGAAGACAACTTTGA